A stretch of Paenibacillus sp. URB8-2 DNA encodes these proteins:
- a CDS encoding tyrosine-type recombinase/integrase — protein MASRVNKIKKTPATMEEAMDRFITWKKANGISEQTLLDYSTHIQLLYKRYPEARNSYDELENAVCEHLSQEGIKPATYNNRLVYLRTFFKWCCEHGVLEDNPLDGFKKRKDEGRSVTIDEEMLARLITLPNQETFAGLRDYALFLMFLDCGIRPKEAFGLMEDDFHPRAYEIRIDATKAKTRVTRTLPLSPITVDAISELISIHPEEWKGKAPIFCTNEGKPLTRHTWGDRVEMYGKKLGIHIWPYALRHAFSVVFLRGGGNAFGLQRMLGHVDMTMTKRYVRLSDNDMKEQHNTASPLNRLIQQKKRVGKIR, from the coding sequence ATGGCGTCACGCGTAAACAAGATCAAGAAAACCCCCGCAACAATGGAAGAGGCTATGGATCGGTTCATTACTTGGAAGAAGGCAAACGGTATCAGCGAGCAGACGCTGCTGGACTACTCCACGCATATACAGCTGCTGTATAAACGGTATCCAGAAGCCAGAAACTCTTACGATGAGCTGGAGAACGCCGTCTGCGAGCATTTGAGCCAGGAAGGCATTAAGCCAGCCACTTATAACAATCGGCTAGTGTACCTGCGGACCTTCTTCAAATGGTGCTGTGAGCATGGTGTGCTGGAAGATAACCCTCTGGATGGTTTCAAAAAGCGTAAGGACGAAGGCAGGTCCGTAACTATTGATGAAGAGATGCTGGCCCGATTAATCACATTACCCAATCAGGAAACCTTCGCTGGGTTGAGGGACTATGCACTGTTCCTGATGTTTCTGGATTGCGGCATACGGCCGAAGGAAGCCTTTGGACTAATGGAGGACGATTTTCATCCCCGAGCCTATGAGATCCGTATAGATGCTACGAAAGCCAAGACAAGAGTGACACGCACACTGCCATTATCTCCAATCACAGTAGATGCTATCTCGGAGCTAATCTCCATTCATCCCGAAGAGTGGAAGGGAAAGGCACCTATCTTCTGTACTAATGAAGGGAAGCCACTGACCAGACACACATGGGGTGACCGTGTGGAAATGTACGGCAAGAAGTTGGGTATTCATATCTGGCCTTATGCGCTGCGTCATGCCTTCTCTGTGGTCTTCCTGAGAGGTGGCGGCAATGCATTCGGCCTACAGCGTATGCTGGGCCACGTGGACATGACCATGACGAAGCGGTATGTGCGGCTCTCTGACAATGATATGAAGGAACAGCATAATACGGCATCTCCGTTGAATCGCTTGATACAGCAGAAGAAGCGGGTTGGGAAGATACGGTAA
- a CDS encoding WGxxGxxG family protein: MRGKLTATNTTRRYSPLNKLMASFACTAVLSMSLMGVGYASNASETVGAGDIAIHGTGTNDGLTGNMYRGDRTTYPTGVGTTRTNDNTVTPLANTTRTGNYRATAANNNRNNNVDWGWLGLIGLLGLAGMRNRSREHR, from the coding sequence ATGAGGGGGAAGCTAACAGCGACTAACACAACAAGGAGGTACTCACCTTTGAACAAGCTGATGGCTAGCTTTGCATGCACTGCTGTTTTATCGATGAGTCTGATGGGGGTCGGGTATGCATCGAACGCGTCCGAGACAGTGGGAGCGGGAGATATCGCGATCCATGGTACTGGGACCAATGATGGACTGACCGGCAATATGTACCGCGGAGACCGGACAACCTATCCTACAGGCGTTGGTACGACGCGCACCAATGACAATACGGTTACTCCGCTCGCGAACACGACGCGCACAGGAAATTACCGTGCCACCGCAGCAAACAACAACCGGAACAACAACGTTGACTGGGGATGGCTTGGCCTGATTGGTCTGCTCGGTCTGGCGGGCATGAGAAACAGAAGTCGCGAACACCGTTAA
- a CDS encoding YolD-like family protein, with product MGKKLEGNGLLESSRMMIKEQMQRIPEGQREILRRKQPVIDERKREEMERTLSLSLREHVRITVVLWDSLEEMKLSGFVTSIHAHTREIKLQWADEWKWIGLDSILEVHPG from the coding sequence TTGGGCAAGAAACTGGAGGGAAATGGGCTGCTGGAGAGCAGCCGTATGATGATTAAAGAGCAGATGCAGCGGATTCCGGAAGGGCAGCGGGAGATACTTCGCCGGAAGCAGCCCGTGATTGATGAACGGAAGCGGGAAGAGATGGAAAGAACGCTGTCTCTGTCGCTGCGGGAGCATGTTCGGATAACGGTTGTTTTGTGGGATTCGTTGGAGGAGATGAAGCTGAGCGGATTTGTCACCTCCATTCATGCCCACACTCGGGAAATCAAGCTCCAATGGGCGGACGAATGGAAGTGGATCGGACTGGATAGTATCTTGGAAGTACATCCCGGTTAG